Below is a window of Desmonostoc muscorum LEGE 12446 DNA.
GAAGAGAATGGGTGAACTAGGGAAGATTAATATTATCGCCAACGGTCACGGGCCATTATTATATCACCATCTAGATGTTCTCACTGGCTGCTACGAAAATTGGAGCCAAAGACAAGCCAAAGCAGAAACAACAGTTGGCTTGTTCTTTGTCTCAGACTACGGGTATGGTGAACGCCTTGGTCACGCAATTGCCGAAGGAATCCTGAAAACAGGAGTTGGGGTAGAAGTCCTGGATCTGAGTACAGCTGGGAGCCAAGAAATCCAAGAACTAGCTGGTAGAGCAGCTGGCATCATTATTGGTATGCCTCCAAGTACCGCCGCTGCCGCCCAAGCTAGTATCAGTTCATTGCTAGCTGTGGCCAAAAACAAGCAAGTAGTTGGGCTATTTGAATGTTATGGCGGAGATGATGAACCCATTGATACACTCCGGAGAAAATTTATTGACTCTGGTGTGAAAGAAGCCTTCCCAGCCATTCGGATTAAAGAAGTTCCCACAGCATCCACATTCCAATTGTGCCAAGAAGCAGGTACAGACTTGGGACAATTGCTGGTGCGCGATCGCAACATCAAGCAAATCAAATCCCTTGATGTCAACATGGAAAAGGCGCTGGGTCGCATTAGCAACGGACTGTACATAATTACCACCAAAAAAGGTGATGTCAGCAGTGCCATGCTAGCGTCCTGGGTGACACAAGCGAGTTTGCAACCACTAGGATTCACAATAGCCGTTGCCAAAGACCGCGCCATTGATTCCTTAATGCAAATAGGCGATCGCTTCGTCCTCAACGTCTTGGAAGAAGGCAATTATCAAGAACTGAAAAAGCACTTTCTCAAGCGCTTGCATCCTGGTGCTGACAGATTTGCGGGAGTGAAAACTCAAACCGCCAAAAACGGCTCCCCAATTCTGACTGATGCTCTAGCATACATGGAATGTGAAGTACAGAGCAGCATGGAGTGCAGTGACCACTGGATTTTATACTGCACCGTCCAAGAAGGTCGTGTCTCCAAAGCCGATGCATTGACAGCTGTTCGTCATCGCAAAGTTGGAAATTACTACTAAAGATTGGGTATTGGGTACTGGGTACTGGGAAAACTCTTCCCTAATTCCCAGTCCCCAGTCCCTAATCCCCAGTCCCCAGCCGATGCATTGACAGCTGTTCGTCATCGCAAAGTTGGAAATTACTACTAGGGATTGGGTACTGGGTACTGGGTACTAGGAAAACTCTTCCCTAATCCCCAGTCCCCAGTCCCTAATTCCCAGTCCCCAGTCCCCAGTCCCCAGTCCCCAGTACACTACCTCACTCAACACCTATGATCAATTCCAAGCCACGCGACGTACAAGTTTTACCAATTGCCACAAATAGTAAGGTTCTCAAGGCACGTAGTTGGTCACGTCTGCGGTTTGAAATTGAATACGCATTGGAAAGAGGTACTACCTCTAATTGCTATTTAATTGAAGCTGATAAAACCGCACTAATCGATCCACCACCAGAAAGCTTTACCGAAATTTATTTAGAGGCATTGCGGCAAACTTTAGATTTGACACGTTTGGATTATGTGGTCTTAGGTCATTTTAATCCCAACCGAGTTGCAACCCTCAAAGCAATTTTAGAACTAGCACCACAGGTAACTTTTGTTTGTTCTCTTCCCGGTGCTAACAATTTGCGTGCTGCTTTCCTAGACCGCGATTTGCAGGTTTTGGTGATGCGGGGGAAAGAAACTCTGGATTTGGGCAAAGGTCATGTTTTAAAATTCCTCCCCATTCCCAGTCCCCGTTGGCCGGAAGGACTTTGTACCTACGACCAGCAGACCCAAATTCTCTACACAGATAAATTATTTGCAACTCATATCTGTGGCGATGAACTGTTTGATGATAATCCAGAGGCGCTTAGAGAAGACCAGCGTTACTACTTTAACTGCCTGATGGCTCCCCAAGCTCCTCACGTGCAAGCAGCTTTGGAGAAAATATCAGATTTGCAGGTGAGAATGTATGCTGTGGGTCACGGGCCTTTAGTACGCACCGGCTTAATCCAACTGACCAAAGCTTATGGAGAATGGAGTCGTTCTCACAACGATCGCGAAATTTCCGTTGCTTTACTTTATGCCTCAGCTTACGGGAATACAGCGACTTTAGCACAAGCGATGGCTTTGGGACTGACCAAAGGCGGAGTTGCAGTCAAGTCCATCAACTGTGAATTTGCCACTCCCGATGAAATTCGCATCAACTTAGCACAGTCAGATGGTTTTATCATCGGTTCTCCCACCATCGGTGGCCATGCGCCGACTCCCATTCATACTGCTTTAGGTATTGTGCTATCGAGTGGTGACAACACCAAACTGGCTGGGGTGTTTGGTTCCTATGGCTGGAGTGGGGAAGCATTTGACTTAATTGAAGGTAAACTCCGGGATGCAGGATATCGTTTGGGTTTTGAAACCTTGAAGGTGAAATTTAAACCCGATGATGTCACTCTCAAATTCTGTGAAGAAGTAGGTACAGACTTTGCCCAAGCATTGAAAAAAGCTAAAAAGGTACGCGTACCCCAACAAGCTGCGACTCCGGTGGAACAAGCTGTGGGCCGAATTGTTGGTTCCGTTTGCGTGCTGACAGCAAGACTTGGAGAAGTATCTACTGGGATGCTAGGCGCTTGGGTTTCTCAAGCTACCTTTAATCCACCTGGACTTACCGTGGCGATCGCCAAAGATCGAGCGATCGAATCTTTAATGTATCCTGGTGGTAAATTTGCCCTGAATATACTACCTGAAGGCAATCATCAAGATTACATGAAGCATTTCCGTAAATCTTTCGCCCCTGGGGAAGATCGATTTGCGAACTTTAGCACAGCAGTTGCAGATAACGGCTGTACCGTTCTTACCGACGCACTAGCATATTTGGAATGTTCAGTCAACCAACGTATGGAATGTGGCGATCACTGGGTTGTGTATGCAACCGTGGATGAAGGTAAATTACTCAAGCCTGATGCTGTTACTGCCATCAACCATCGCAAAACAGGTACTCATTACTAACTCCGGTTTGGCTTTTCACATCATCTGTAAAAAGCAACGCCAAACCTAACCCCCTACCCCCTTATACCATTTCACTCAATTATTGATACAAATTACTTCCCCTGCCTGCCATCTGTATCAGTCTTAAAGTGAAACGGTATTACTAGGGGAAGAGGGAAAATTCAAAGTAAGACCCCTCCTTTCCCCACAAAAGTAGAGACGTTGCAATGCAACGTCTCTACTTATTTGCGTGACAAGGAGTAAATTTAACCAAAATGGTATGATTTCATCTCCCGATAGAGCTATGGAAGTATTCCTTTCTATCTTTGGAATATTACTCGAACTCTCTCAGAGGAATTAAGCCCTTGAATAACTATACAGAATGGATACAAATATTTGTAATAAAAACATCTATAGATAGAAGAATATAATTTTTTTAAAACGTATTCTATAAACATTGCAAGCCGAGTTCGGTAACGCAATCACGAATAAATAGCTAAACAATTTAGGAGTAAATTATGAGTCTCGAAGAAAGAGCAAAAGCCGTTGCTAAAAATATCGAAGGTAAAGCTCAAGAAATAATTGGCGATATCACTGGCAACCCTGATGATAAAGCTGAAGGTCAAGCTAAGCAAGTAGAATCACAGGTTCGTCACACAGTTGAAAATGTCAAAGATGAAGTTAAGAAAGCTGTAGACTAAATTGAAGTTTATATCGGTAGAAGGTGTAAGCAAACTCATAGTTTACTAAACCTTCTCCCTACTTCTAGCTTTTCTGTGTCTGTCTTGACTTCAGTTGTAATGTAGTATTTTGCAACTGAGTCAAGTAAAAAATCGACAACTCAAAACCAGATTTTGATAACACGGCTTACAAAATAATTTCTCAGCCATCTCTGAATTTTTGTTGAAAGGTGTCAACTCATGATTAATCTACTATTTACTTATCTTTTAACAGACATACCTGTTACATCAGAACCTAGTTCTAGTTACTCTATTGTATTGACAGGATTATTCGTAGTCGGCTTTATCGCTGCTGTAACTATAGGATCGATCGCTTGGTATAATTCCAAACGTCCTGTAGGTTGGGAAGATAAAGAACGTCCCAATATTGTTCCAGAAATAGATAAGTAATCAAATTTTTGTCTACCTCCTCCTGAAGTCCAAGTGTTTTCTTAGTGTTCACAGATTTTACCTGTGAACACTATTTTATTTGTGATAATACTTTGATTTTCACTAATACCAATTTAAAGAACTTCTAGTTTTCGTCAGCCACAGGTAGACGTATAGTAAATGTACTACCTTGCCCTGGCTCAGATGTGACATCGATTGTGCCTTGATGTGCTTCAATAATGCAACGAGATAGATATAGTCCCAAACCACTACCAGAACGCTGGTGTTTACCTTGGCGAAATCGCTCGAATAATATTGCTTGGTCTTGTTTAGAAATTCCCGGCCCTGTATCTTGGATATTAATAGTTACATCTGCCAAATTAAGATAGCACTGAATATTGACAGAACCTTTATCTGTAAATTTGATGGCATTGCCGATAATATTTGTCAAAACTCGCCGCAATTCTACGCGATCGCCCATCACCGTAGTCACAGTTTCACCTTTATCAAGGTTGACAGCTAATCCTTTTTCTTCAGCTAAAGGAGTTAATTCTTGAGCAACTTCACTCACTAATTCCTGAATATTACAATCAGAAATTTTTAAGGTTTTACAGCCTGCTTCATGACGATAAACTTCTAACAAAGTATTTACCATTTCTAGCAGGTCTTGATTACTGCCAATCATGGTATTAATTATTTCTTCCAATTGTGGCGAAACATCGCAAAACCTGCCTTCTAGCAATAATTTTAAAACCCGATTAGAAGCTACTAGCGGTATGCGTAAATCATGAGTAAAACGTGAGACAAAATCTGCCCGCAGGTTAGCCATTTGATCTCGTTCGTCGATGCTATGCTTGAGACGCAGGAGCGATCGCACTCGTGCATGTAGTTCATCTGGATCGAATGGTTTACGAATAAAATCATCTGCACCAGCATCAAGTCCTTGAACAACGCTGGATTCATAATGAGCCGTAATCAGCAAAATTGGGATAAATGGCAACGCTTGATTTTGTCGGATGCGTCGAGTAAATTCGTACCCATCGATCTCTGGCATCATCACATCTAAGAGAATTAAGTCTGGCGGTGACTGCTCAACCATATTCAGAGCAATTTTACTATCTTCCACCAAGCTAATTTCATAGTCATTATCTTGTAGGACTGCTTCTAATATCAGTAAATTGTCAAAAATGTCATCGACAACGAGAATTTTATCTTTTTTAACAGTTTTAGTTAAAGACATGGCTAAATAAAAAGTAAGAATTCACAACTTCAGAGCCAGAATTCAGAATTTATGTGGATTTGGCATGATTACCGACGAAACAAGGTAAATTAAGAGTTTGATTTTTGGATATTCTGACTCCTGAATTCTGACGCCTTGGCAAAGCGTCCTTAGCTTTGCTCCTGAATTCTGAAAATAAAAAAAACAAGTGCTTGGTTATTCCTCGCAAATCTAGTAATAGCTTACTCCAACAGCGTTGAGACTATTAAAATTTCACATTTTCCCTTAAAGTTTCCTTAATTGAGGATTTTTCAGTAATTATACTTAAATGGACATTGTTTAAATGTATTTATAAACAATAAATATAACTTTTTCCCAAGTATATTAGCTGACTGATTATCCATATCTGAAAGTAGAGTGCTAGGGTGGAGTAGTTTAGTCCATTTTGTATGCATCATTCCTTCTACAGCAAGGGTAAGGGATCAAATAGTCAGCGACTCCTGGTTGCTACCAGATTTTGATAATCAGTTTTAGACCATAAAACATCTATCTTCCGAGGAATGTATAAAAATATTTTTTGATGAAATTGAATTGTCAGATGAAAACTCTTGTGTCTTGAAAAACTTACAAGATAAACTTATTTATGTCTTAGAGGAGATGCAGTCCACGGAAAAATAGCAAACGTATTGCTTTTTGTATAAAATCCTGAATGTGAGAACAAGATTATTTTAATGTGTACTTTAGATAGATAACAGTAAAGTTAAGCAACTATGGATGAAATCAAGATCCTCGTGATTGAAGATCATAACCTCACAAGAATTGGTTTAAGGGCTGCCTTACAAACCCAGCCAGAGGTAAACATTGTTGGTGAAGCAGCCAATGCCGCAGATGGAATAGAGCTTGTGAAAACTCTCAAACCTGATGTTGCTACTATTGATATTGGTTTGCCTGATATGGATGGTATCGAGCTAACACGCACAATTAGGCAATATCAAGCAGAGAATGAAGATTATACAACAAAGCTGCTGATTTTAACAATGCAGAATAGCGAGCAGGCAGTCTTAGCAGCATTTGCCGCAGGTGCTGATTCTTATTGCATGAAGGATATCGAAAGTGAGAAACTAGTGGAGGCTGTGCGAACAACCCATGCAGGTAGCTCATGGATCGATCCGACGATCGCAGACCTCGTACTACAGCAAATACGTCAAGATTTCCCCGATGGCAGCAGAGGAGCAGCCACAAAAAGAGTGTTGATTGAAGGTATTGACCCAGATATTGAGAAAACTATCGTCAGCTATCCTTTAACTCAACGGGAAATGGATGTTTTAGAGTTGATTGTCGCTGGGTGTGACAATGCAGAAATCGCCAAAAGACTCTATCTCACAGTTGGTACTGTTAAAACTCATGTTCGAGGTATTCTCAATAAACTCTGTGTAGCCGACCGGACACAAGCCGCTGTCCGTGCTTTGCGTGCCGGGTTGGTACCTTAAAAAAATAAGTCGAAAGTCAAAAGAAATACTGAATTGTTGTTTCTTTTGTCTTTTTGGAACTTGACAAAAGTAAAAAAATACGCAAAGATAGTAAATCGTGAGTAAAAAATGCCAGCGGAACTGGCGGAATTGGCAGACGCGCTAGATTCAGGTTCTAGTGCCGCAAGGCTTCCGGGTTCAAGTCCCGGGTTCCGCATATTTTAAGTTAGAAGTTAAGAGTTAGGAGTGAAGAGTTTATTTAATTTGTTTTAACTCCTAACTTATCACTCCTAACTCATAACTTTTTGATGTTAACCAGCTTACAGAATCCCCTAGTCAAGCAAATCCGTAAATTACACTCTACCAAGGAGCGGCACAAGCAGGAGTTATTTTTGCTAGAAGGGACGCACCTGTTAGAGGAAGCTTGTGCTGTGAATTACCCGCTAGAGACAGTGTGTTGTACCCCAGATTGGCAAGCAACCCATCCGTCATTGTGGGAAGAAGCTTGTAGCCGATGCGATCGCGCCGAAATTGTGAGTAGAGAAGTTTTAGATGCGATCGCCACCACAGTCCAACCCGATGGTGTCGTGGCAACAGCAAAACGAAGCGATCGCCAAACTCAAGTACCATTTACTGGTATAGTCCTAGCTTTAGAAACAGTACAAGATCCTGGTAACCTGGGTACGATGATTCGCACTGCCGCAGCCGCTGGGGCGTCGGGGTTGTGGCTAAGTGGAGATAGCGTAGATTTAGACAATCCCAAAGTTCTACGTGCATCGGCGGGGCAATGGTTTCGCCTAGCAACGGCAGTGACCGAAGATTTAAAAGCGACAGTGCAACAAAGTCAGCAAGCAGGAATGCAGGTAATAGCAACCTTGCCAAATGCCAGCTTAACTTATTGGCAAGTGGACTGGCGAAAACCAAGTTTGATTTTACTGGGGAATGAAGGTGCTGGTTTGTCAACAGATTTAGCAGCGATGGCAGATTGGCAAGTGAGAATTCCTCTGAGTCCTGGGGTGGAATCGTTGAATGTGGCGATCGCAGCTGCTTTAATGTTGTACGAAGCTCAGCGGCAAATGAGTCATTAGTGGGGAGTGGGGAGTAGGGGAGATGAGGGGGATGAGGGGGATGAGCGAGATGAAGGGGATGGAGAGAGAATAACTCTTACTCTTAACTCCCCTACTCCCTACTCCCCACTCCCGATGCCCCATCCTAACTTTTATTTCGTTTTTTGCTCCAAATATTGTTCAATATCGGCAACGGCGTCTTCAAAAGCCGCTAAATCAATATCTGTCAAATCTTGAGCGAGTTCGACTTCATCAGCACTCTCAGTATGCAATTTTGGTGTATCTTCGTCCTCAGTAGGACTTTCTTGTAAGATATCCTCCAATTGTTCGAGGGCTTCTTCAAACTCTTGTTCAGCATTGTAGTGCTGTGGTCGGTGACTTTGCTCCATAATGTTGACTTGAAAATCCTGATTTACTAGCGGAATTTTTATAGACTTAAATTTTGCATATATAACATCATATTTGTGCTTATCTGCTTTATCAACTTTAGAGCGATCGCTATTTTTGGCTAGTTGCTCCAATCGTTGGGCACAGAGGAAGCAACTAGTACTCAAAAGGGCGATGCAACGCACCTAGTAGCCAGCAAGGGCGAGTGCGATCGCTTTTGTAGTCCCATTATCTAGCAAAGTAAGCACATCTCAAATACTATCGACAAGGGGTTTAGAGCCATCATTCTCTTAAGAGAACCAAGCGCCAAAAATAGTCAGCATATAGTCACAGCGTATTTTAAGGAAAGTGAAGTACACAAGTATTCGTCTGTAAGTTTTTATTTTTGAGGACACCATTAACTAAGTTTGGCTCAAATGCGATCGCTTGACTAACTTTTCCCGTTTCAGGGTTAACTACACAGTCAGCATTTTTTCATCTTTCTAAGTGAATATTTAATTACCAGTTATTACACTAGGGTTCACATAGCCGACTTCTGTGAGAAGTCGGGTATCTTGTCTGTCACGCAGTGGTTAAGGTTGCTTAACTCGCAATACTTGAATTTGAGGATGAGACATAAGTTTTTGCGCCTCTACAATCAAGGTTTTTCCCCAGAGATTTTGTTTGAGAATCTCAACATCAGTCCAACTATTATCTAAACGCAAGGCAGATTGCGCCATATCTAAACCTTTTTGTTGTTCATCTATGGCGTATAAAGCCACAGCTAGTGCTAATTTTGGTTCTGCGGCTTGCCCATTAATTTGTACTGCTTGTTGCCATTGTTGAATTGCTCCTGCTATATCTCCTTTTTCGTATTTAATATAGCCAATATTGGTCATTACTTCCCAAAATTGTGGCTCTTTTGTGAGTGCTTGATTATATTCTGTGAGTGCAGCGTTGTTATTCCCTTGTTTATGATAAACAACTCCACGTACAAAATAGCCAATAGCATTATTAGGTTCAAATTGAATAAATTGACTATAATCTCCTAGCGCACCTTGATAATCTTTCATCTGAGAACGCACAACACCCCGCCAGTAGTAAGCACTAGCATTATTAGGGTTAAGTTTAATGATTTGATTAAAATCTGCTAGTGCTGCTGGGTAATCTTTTAACTGAACGTAAACATCACTCCGCGCAGAATAGGTACTGGCACTATTAGGGTTGAGTTTAATCGCTTGATTAAAATCTGCTAGTGCTGCTGGATAATCTTCTAACTTAACGTAAACATTACCACGTCTACGGTAAGTAGAGGCATTATTAGGGCTTAATTTTATCGCTTGATTATAATCAGTCAGCGCAGCTTGGTAATCTTTTAACTCAACGTAAATATTTCCTCTTTCTACATAGGCTATTGGAGAATTATTTTGCAATTTAATTGCTTTACTGTAATCCGCTAATGCTCCTTGATAATCTTTTAACTCAAAACGTACTATACCGCGTAGAATGTAATTTGCTACATCTTTAGGTTTTTTGACTATTTGGTTGATATAATCAGGTAGTTTCCCCTGATTGTCTTTAAGAGACAAGCGAACACCAACGCGGAAATCTGCAACACTTCCGTAAATATCATTCAAAAAAAAGCGTCCGGTACTCCGCATAACGTAGGCAACAGCAAAGTCTGGTTGAAGTTTAATCGCCTGATTCATATCAGCGACTACGCCCTTATAATCTTGTAAATAAAACCCAATTACACCGCGAAATACATAGAGAAAAGATAGCGGTTGAATTTCAATCGCTTTGTCAAGTGTTGCTAACGCCTCTGGATAACGTTGTAAGTTAAATAATATAGAAGCGCGTTGGTAATAAAGACCTAAGTCACTATCATTATATTCAATAGCTTTGTCAATTGCTGCTACAGCTAAGGAATATCTTTTTAAATTTGTTAATACAATACTTTTAAATTTCCAAGCTTCATAGTAGTCAGGTCTGAGTTTAATAGCTCTATCGAGAGCAATTAAAGATTTTTCAGGTTCTCCACCTCCCTCTCCTAACACTAAACCAAGGGCATAATAGACTTCATAAAAATCAGGTTTGTATCTGACAATTTCTTGGAGAACAGCAATAGTTTCTGAATATCTTTTCAGACGCCACAATTGATTGGCATATTCCAGCCATTCATATTCATTAGCATCTGCTGAAGGTCTTTTAGTAGTAACTAATGGATGGTCTCTCAAGAAAGCAAGTTCTGAATTACTAATGCTTGGTGGTTTATTATTATCCACTTTTAGTAGATTTCCTAGTCCTGCTTTTGTGGCTAAACGGAGAATACTACTACTAGGCACTCCATAGGCAAAACCGATTTGAATTTGTTTCAGTCTAGGAGTCTCAACTCCGCTATTAATCCCAATGACTTGTCCTTTAACGTTTAACACTGGCCCACCACTCATTCCTGGTAGGGACAAATTAGAATATGCTAGCCTATACCCTCCCTCTACTAATGACTGCGACAGATAATTATTTTCTGCACGAAAAAGCAATGCTTCTGCTATGTGAAGAAACCCAGGAGATGATCTTCGCTTACCTTGATCTGATGCTGGAAATCCAGATAGAATAACCCAGACTGTATCTTCATAAGAAGATGCAGAAATGAAGGAAAGATTATATGTTGAAATTGTAGCGATCGCATAAGCTTCATTACTACTAAATTTAACCAAAGCTACATCTATTCCTTCTGGCTGAAATATGTCTTGTGGTTGTAGTAGATACCTCTTACCATCAGGAGCAGTAATTTGATAATTATCAGGCTCCTGCACCACATGACGTGCCGTGGCTACGTAATAAGTATTTCCTTGTTTGGCAATAATCACTCCTGAACCATTACCATGATTTTTAGAATCAATTCTCACAGTAATCTGTTGGGCAATGTTATCAACTTTATCAATGACTGTATTCCCGACTCTTAGCCGTTGTGCTTGTTGTTGATTCTGCCATTCTTGAGACAAAATTTCCAAATTAGGAGCAACTTCAGCTAGAGTTCGGATGGGAACTGCAAAACTCAATTGTCGTAAATTCTGTATTTGTTTTGCAATGAAGTTTGAAGAGGGGTTTTCTGGATTCTGTAAAGATTCATAATTAAGTATTTGTTGAGATTTAGCAATGTGTGGGTTGAAAGTGATTAATAATCCACTCAGGCTAGCGTTAATTGCAAGATTAAATAATTTCATTTTTGAGTGATGATCGGATGGTTAGTTAAAATAAAGTTTTGCCGAGGTTCCCAAAGTTTTAGATTGAAGTTGGGTTAGAGTTCGGTTGTTGAATTGTACTGCTGGTTTGATTTGTTAACTTAGTAATTGATTTTAAAATGACATGAAAAGACAAGGCGATATGTGAAGAAAATTTCACCAGGTTATAGCATTCAAGGAATACAAAAAATGAATCATCGCAAATTATTTTTACATTTGTAGGGTAACATCGCTGTGCTACCCTACGATGGGATGTTTTTTTATTGGAAGTCCGTTTGTACCACCAAACATTGCGAACTCTACAGTAGCTCAAACCTTGCCTGAAAGAACCGCAGATATTTTGGTTCGTAAATCATCTTCAGTCCGCGTAGGCGATCGCGATTATAATAAACTTCTTCAACAGCTTCAGCAGTCAAATCCATGTGAGCCTGGGTATACACTCGTCGGGGAATAGTCAGCCGCACTAATTCCAACTCTGGATAATAATTATCGCCTGTTTCTTTACTACGTCCTGCGGAAACGATACCCCGTTCCATTGCCCGAATTCCTGCCTCTAAATAGAGTTCCGCTGCTAGGCGTTGTGCCGGAAATTCCTCTTGGGGGATTTGCTCTAAAAAGCGTTTGGCATCTAAATAAATCGCATGTCCACCAATGGGCACAACAATCGGAATACCCCAATCTAACAACTTTTGTCCCAGGTATTCAACTTGACCGATACGGGCACGAATATGATCGTCTTTCACTGACTCTTCGATACCGCGTGCCATAGCTTCCATATCTCGGCCAGCCATACCACCATAAGTATGCAGTCCTTCATATATTACTATTAAATTACGTGCTTCCTCGTAGAGGTTATAGTCATTGAGAGCCAGCCAACCGCCGATGTTCACTAGTGCATCCTTTTTGCCACTCATGGTGCAGCCGTCGGTATAGGAGCAAAATTCATGTAAGATGGTGGCGATCGCCTGATTGGAATAATCTTCCTCTCGCTGCTGGATAAAGTAGGCGTTTTCCACGGCGCGAGTCGCATCAAGAATAATCCGGATACCGTGAGTTTGGGCTAACTGATGTACTTCGCGCAGATTAGCCATTGATATCGGCTGTCCCCCAGCCATATTCACGGTTCCGGCGACACTGATATAGGGAATCCGTTCTGCCCCAACTCGCTCAATTAAGTCTATGAGCTTTTGCAGATCTACATTACCCTTAAATGGATGCAATGATTCGGCATCGTGGGCTTCATCAATAATCACATCTACAAATGTACCGCCAGCCAACTCCTGATGCAGCCTGGTTGTGGTGAAATACATATTGCCGGGTATGTAATCACCTGGTTTAATCAGTATTTGAGAAAGGATGTTTTCAGCACCACGTCCTTGGTGGGTAGGCACTATATGGCGATAGCCGTAATACTTCTGAATGTTTTCTTCTAAATTATAAAAGTTCTTGCTACCAGCGTAAGCTTCATCACCCAGCATCATGCCTGCCCATTGGTAATCGCTCATGGCTGAGGTGCCGCTATCAGTCAACAAATCAATGTAGACATCTTCAGAACGTAACAGAAAAGTATTGTAACCCGCTGTGGCGATCGCTTGTTCCCGCTCAGCACGAGTAGTCATTTTTAATGGCTCAACCACCTTGATTTTATACGGCTCTGCCCAAGAGCGACGGCGGCGCGGGGAAGTATGCTTAGCGTCAGTCATAGATTGATGCTCCTTGATACCGATTAGCTGAATATTTGCACCCATTTTGGTTGCTAAAACCTGCTATTGCCAAGACCCTGACAACTAATTTTGACGCTGTTTCGGGGCACACCACTGAGCTATTGTTTCGATTCGCGCTTCCTGCATCAATTCCTCAACTTGCGATTGATTACAACCATAGGTAGATGTTAATAATTCTTCGCCTTGATTTTTTGCCTCATTGGCCGATGCACCGAGGGTGATGATTTCTTCGTCTTGGTTACCTGTAATTTTCTCAACTGGAATGATACAGGTATATTGAGGTTCATTTTGTCTGATTTCTTGCACCATTACTTACTAACTAACCTCACTGATAATAGGTGTCTATTTTTAATATATTTCTAACTCCAGATAAACACGATTCAAATAGAAACAGAGTCAATATTTCCGTAGTTACGATTTTAAAAATACAATTTTTTATACATGGTTAAGATAATGTTAAGAATCCTCTCAAAATCCTCCTTA
It encodes the following:
- a CDS encoding diflavin flavoprotein encodes the protein MVAIAENVQHRLTIQTVEIAPNTTAIRSLDWDRDRFDIEFGLQNGTTYNSYLIRGEQTVLVDTSHQKFRQLYLDTLKSLVNPKTIDYIIVSHTEPDHSGLVEDVLQLAPRATVLASKVALQFLEGLVHDPFSKRIVKSGDRIDIGKGHEIEFVSAPNLHWPDTIFSFDRKTQILYTCDAFGMHFCDDRTFDEDLEAIEADFRFYYDCLMGPNARSLLNAMKRMGELGKINIIANGHGPLLYHHLDVLTGCYENWSQRQAKAETTVGLFFVSDYGYGERLGHAIAEGILKTGVGVEVLDLSTAGSQEIQELAGRAAGIIIGMPPSTAAAAQASISSLLAVAKNKQVVGLFECYGGDDEPIDTLRRKFIDSGVKEAFPAIRIKEVPTASTFQLCQEAGTDLGQLLVRDRNIKQIKSLDVNMEKALGRISNGLYIITTKKGDVSSAMLASWVTQASLQPLGFTIAVAKDRAIDSLMQIGDRFVLNVLEEGNYQELKKHFLKRLHPGADRFAGVKTQTAKNGSPILTDALAYMECEVQSSMECSDHWILYCTVQEGRVSKADALTAVRHRKVGNYY
- a CDS encoding diflavin flavoprotein, which translates into the protein MINSKPRDVQVLPIATNSKVLKARSWSRLRFEIEYALERGTTSNCYLIEADKTALIDPPPESFTEIYLEALRQTLDLTRLDYVVLGHFNPNRVATLKAILELAPQVTFVCSLPGANNLRAAFLDRDLQVLVMRGKETLDLGKGHVLKFLPIPSPRWPEGLCTYDQQTQILYTDKLFATHICGDELFDDNPEALREDQRYYFNCLMAPQAPHVQAALEKISDLQVRMYAVGHGPLVRTGLIQLTKAYGEWSRSHNDREISVALLYASAYGNTATLAQAMALGLTKGGVAVKSINCEFATPDEIRINLAQSDGFIIGSPTIGGHAPTPIHTALGIVLSSGDNTKLAGVFGSYGWSGEAFDLIEGKLRDAGYRLGFETLKVKFKPDDVTLKFCEEVGTDFAQALKKAKKVRVPQQAATPVEQAVGRIVGSVCVLTARLGEVSTGMLGAWVSQATFNPPGLTVAIAKDRAIESLMYPGGKFALNILPEGNHQDYMKHFRKSFAPGEDRFANFSTAVADNGCTVLTDALAYLECSVNQRMECGDHWVVYATVDEGKLLKPDAVTAINHRKTGTHY
- a CDS encoding CsbD family protein, translated to MSLEERAKAVAKNIEGKAQEIIGDITGNPDDKAEGQAKQVESQVRHTVENVKDEVKKAVD
- the psb35 gene encoding photosystem II assembly protein Psb35 gives rise to the protein MINLLFTYLLTDIPVTSEPSSSYSIVLTGLFVVGFIAAVTIGSIAWYNSKRPVGWEDKERPNIVPEIDK
- a CDS encoding sensor histidine kinase, which produces MSLTKTVKKDKILVVDDIFDNLLILEAVLQDNDYEISLVEDSKIALNMVEQSPPDLILLDVMMPEIDGYEFTRRIRQNQALPFIPILLITAHYESSVVQGLDAGADDFIRKPFDPDELHARVRSLLRLKHSIDERDQMANLRADFVSRFTHDLRIPLVASNRVLKLLLEGRFCDVSPQLEEIINTMIGSNQDLLEMVNTLLEVYRHEAGCKTLKISDCNIQELVSEVAQELTPLAEEKGLAVNLDKGETVTTVMGDRVELRRVLTNIIGNAIKFTDKGSVNIQCYLNLADVTINIQDTGPGISKQDQAILFERFRQGKHQRSGSGLGLYLSRCIIEAHQGTIDVTSEPGQGSTFTIRLPVADEN
- a CDS encoding response regulator, with protein sequence MDEIKILVIEDHNLTRIGLRAALQTQPEVNIVGEAANAADGIELVKTLKPDVATIDIGLPDMDGIELTRTIRQYQAENEDYTTKLLILTMQNSEQAVLAAFAAGADSYCMKDIESEKLVEAVRTTHAGSSWIDPTIADLVLQQIRQDFPDGSRGAATKRVLIEGIDPDIEKTIVSYPLTQREMDVLELIVAGCDNAEIAKRLYLTVGTVKTHVRGILNKLCVADRTQAAVRALRAGLVP